The Nitrospirota bacterium genome window below encodes:
- a CDS encoding ArsR family transcriptional regulator → MKVKKTDIGIKGLKESLKDFADTWKKLESGRKVKKEEGIYFDSIDTMRAVLTNKRLQILKMIRELKPSSVYELAKILGRDLKNVNQDLKLLSDIGLVTLEKTVTDKKRVIPHVDYAKILLEIPV, encoded by the coding sequence ATGAAAGTAAAAAAAACAGACATTGGGATAAAAGGATTAAAGGAAAGCCTGAAAGATTTTGCAGATACATGGAAAAAACTGGAGTCAGGCAGAAAGGTCAAGAAAGAAGAAGGAATATATTTTGACTCCATAGATACTATGAGGGCGGTTCTTACAAATAAACGGCTTCAAATTCTCAAGATGATAAGAGAACTAAAACCTTCTTCAGTTTATGAACTTGCAAAGATTTTGGGAAGAGACCTGAAAAACGTTAATCAGGATCTAAAGCTGCTTTCTGATATAGGCTTAGTTACACTTGAAAAAACTGTTACTGATAAGAAACGCGTAATCCCACATGTTGATTACGCAAAGATTTTGCTGGAAATCCCGGTATAA